A single Filimonas effusa DNA region contains:
- a CDS encoding response regulator — MIQKVLIAEDHESANLSLQRTLEELGIGSPDYVYYCDDALARIERSKKNDESYDLLITDLYFEPDHNKQKIPGGAELITAARQVQQDLRILVFSAESGGAVIKRLFDELEIDGYVRKARNDAKELKQAIESISKNQIYYPRHLRQKAESENCFNFNDFDIAVIQALADGTPQKDIPLHLQQKKIHPSSLSSIEKRLNVIKSSLEMSKNEQLIAYCKDMGVI, encoded by the coding sequence ATGATACAAAAAGTACTGATAGCTGAAGATCATGAGAGCGCCAACCTCTCTTTACAAAGGACACTTGAAGAGCTGGGAATAGGCAGTCCCGATTACGTATATTACTGCGACGACGCTTTGGCAAGGATAGAGAGAAGTAAAAAGAATGATGAGTCGTACGATCTTTTAATCACAGATCTGTATTTTGAACCGGACCATAATAAACAAAAGATACCGGGTGGCGCCGAGTTGATTACGGCGGCGAGGCAGGTTCAGCAAGACCTGCGCATACTGGTATTTTCGGCTGAAAGCGGCGGCGCTGTCATCAAGCGTTTATTCGATGAGCTTGAGATAGACGGTTATGTGCGTAAGGCCAGAAATGACGCCAAGGAGCTAAAACAGGCGATAGAAAGCATATCGAAAAACCAGATCTATTATCCAAGACATCTGAGGCAAAAAGCTGAAAGCGAAAACTGTTTTAACTTCAACGATTTCGATATCGCAGTTATACAAGCACTTGCAGATGGCACACCTCAGAAAGACATTCCTCTTCATTTACAGCAAAAGAAAATCCACCCATCGAGTTTAAGCAGTATAGAGAAACGCCTTAATGTTATCAAGAGTTCTTTAGAGATGTCGAAGAACGAACAGCTCATAGCGTATTGCAAGGACATGGGGGTTATTTAG
- a CDS encoding tetratricopeptide repeat-containing sensor histidine kinase produces MKTRNLYLTALAFYVCACDRHPAPHLAKKEPNYKKAESLFYYGNKDSAFYYFNDVAGNSKDSSQVAVSYSYMASIQSDAGDYFGSQENLLLSLKHLDEKKAGDHYCLSANYNELGLTSSRLGNYETAIRYYDLALRFSPEAKFKWRILNNKAVAFQNLQQYTQALSLYDSLLNVATPDTKEYARILSNLAKTKWLKDSSYNAVPPFSSALQIEKRVKDEWGQNASYAHLADYHFLPHPDSALFYSKMMYAIAQKLESPDDQLEALQKLIKLSPVQATQAYFERYLQLNDSLQQKRNAAKNQFALIRYEAEKHKAENLQLQKENAEKQSEMIRQRLIFIFAGLLLSLTIVFLIVWFRKRKQQVLLKAENTVRESRLKTSQKVHDIVANGLYRIMTEIEHQDHVEKNLLLDKIEDMYERSRDISYEKQDSAHAIFHDELNKLLESFANGSRRVLVVGSREELWERVSLNVRQEVKCILQELMVNMKKHSSAGNVVIKFGQQENQVQIQYTDDGIGLPAEFRYGNGLNNTVSRITTIRGKISFDNKTTTGLKILISFPIG; encoded by the coding sequence TTGAAAACCCGCAATCTTTATTTAACGGCCCTTGCTTTTTATGTTTGCGCCTGCGACCGGCATCCTGCACCCCATCTTGCGAAGAAAGAGCCGAATTACAAGAAAGCGGAATCGCTTTTTTACTATGGTAACAAGGACTCTGCCTTTTATTATTTCAATGATGTAGCAGGCAACTCCAAAGACAGTTCACAGGTAGCTGTTTCCTATAGTTATATGGCCTCCATACAATCGGATGCGGGCGACTATTTTGGAAGCCAGGAAAACCTGCTGCTTTCATTAAAACACCTCGACGAAAAGAAAGCAGGGGATCACTACTGTCTTTCGGCCAACTATAATGAGCTGGGATTAACCAGTTCACGCCTGGGTAATTATGAAACAGCCATCAGGTATTATGATCTCGCATTGCGATTTAGCCCGGAGGCCAAATTCAAGTGGCGCATACTTAATAATAAAGCGGTTGCGTTTCAAAACCTACAGCAGTATACGCAGGCCCTGTCGCTTTATGATTCTTTATTAAATGTAGCGACGCCCGACACCAAAGAATATGCACGTATACTATCGAATCTTGCCAAAACAAAGTGGCTGAAGGATTCCAGCTACAATGCGGTTCCACCGTTTTCAAGCGCCCTTCAGATTGAAAAGCGGGTAAAGGACGAATGGGGGCAAAATGCGAGCTATGCCCATTTGGCAGACTATCATTTTCTTCCACATCCTGACTCGGCTTTGTTCTACTCGAAAATGATGTATGCAATAGCCCAAAAGCTTGAGAGTCCGGATGATCAACTAGAAGCGCTACAGAAGCTTATCAAGCTATCGCCGGTGCAAGCAACCCAGGCATATTTTGAACGTTATCTTCAATTAAATGACAGTCTACAGCAAAAACGAAATGCGGCCAAGAACCAGTTTGCGCTTATCCGTTATGAGGCGGAGAAACACAAGGCTGAGAACCTGCAGCTACAAAAGGAGAACGCGGAAAAGCAGTCCGAGATGATCCGTCAGCGTTTGATCTTCATTTTTGCAGGATTGCTGTTGTCATTAACAATTGTGTTCCTGATAGTATGGTTTCGCAAGCGAAAGCAGCAGGTACTGCTCAAGGCAGAAAACACCGTCCGTGAAAGCAGGCTGAAGACCTCCCAAAAAGTTCATGACATTGTTGCCAACGGGCTTTACCGCATCATGACAGAGATCGAACACCAGGATCACGTAGAAAAAAATCTCTTACTGGATAAAATTGAAGATATGTATGAGCGGTCACGTGACATATCGTATGAAAAGCAGGATAGCGCTCATGCCATTTTTCATGACGAATTAAATAAGCTACTTGAATCATTTGCCAATGGCAGCAGGAGAGTACTGGTTGTTGGGAGCCGCGAGGAGCTTTGGGAAAGAGTTAGTTTAAATGTGAGGCAGGAAGTGAAATGCATATTACAAGAGCTTATGGTTAATATGAAAAAACATAGTTCCGCCGGCAACGTGGTTATCAAGTTTGGACAACAGGAGAACCAGGTACAAATTCAATATACAGATGACGGCATTGGTTTGCCGGCCGAATTTCGTTACGGGAACGGACTTAATAATACGGTTTCCCGTATAACGACTATCCGGGGGAAGATTAGTTTTGACAATAAGACAACGACAGGGCTTAAAATCCTGATTTCTTTCCCAATAGGATAA
- a CDS encoding fatty acid desaturase, whose product MSFLDHVLERPSYGWTDTSGALSVPSKRKLLGEFVSRLNVFSNRKNWLSFFSWFKVVALLPFFVFFVVFHFSWLFLLAGFLYSMVLMGTHGTIWHHRYCTHRAYVFSNRFWRFVTRNLSLKIIPEEIYVISHHVHHAKSDQPGDPYNASGGFLYCFLADVNHQPISRSLDEKDYNRVLGLMKHTGVRSNDFRQYQKWGSVARPSQTILHWVLNWGFWYGVFYLLGGHGLACALFGGAFFWAVGVRTFNYEGHAKGEKDKQRDGIDYNRHDNSINQLWPGYVAGEWHNNHHLYPSSARSGFLPYQLDLAWYYIRVLKLIGGVSSYKDSRKQFLERYHTPFVAGRRRTGGEV is encoded by the coding sequence ATGTCTTTTTTAGATCATGTGCTGGAAAGGCCATCTTATGGGTGGACGGATACTTCTGGCGCGCTTTCTGTTCCTTCGAAACGTAAGTTATTGGGGGAGTTTGTTTCGCGATTAAACGTTTTTAGTAACCGGAAAAACTGGTTATCATTTTTCAGCTGGTTTAAGGTGGTGGCGTTGCTGCCTTTTTTTGTGTTCTTCGTGGTATTTCATTTCAGTTGGCTTTTTCTGCTGGCGGGTTTTCTTTACAGCATGGTACTGATGGGGACACATGGAACGATCTGGCATCATCGTTATTGCACCCACCGGGCTTATGTGTTCAGCAATCGTTTCTGGCGTTTTGTGACGCGTAATTTATCGCTGAAGATCATACCGGAAGAGATCTATGTTATTTCGCATCATGTACATCATGCAAAATCGGATCAGCCGGGCGATCCTTATAACGCTTCAGGCGGTTTTCTTTATTGTTTCCTGGCAGATGTTAATCATCAGCCTATATCGAGGAGCCTGGATGAGAAGGATTATAACAGGGTATTGGGGTTAATGAAACATACCGGTGTGCGGAGCAATGACTTCAGGCAGTATCAGAAATGGGGATCTGTTGCAAGGCCATCGCAGACCATTCTTCATTGGGTGCTGAACTGGGGATTCTGGTATGGCGTGTTTTACCTGCTGGGCGGTCATGGGCTGGCCTGTGCTTTATTCGGGGGCGCCTTTTTCTGGGCAGTGGGTGTAAGGACGTTTAATTATGAAGGTCATGCCAAGGGAGAGAAAGATAAGCAGCGGGATGGGATAGATTATAATCGTCATGATAATTCTATTAACCAGTTATGGCCGGGATATGTAGCGGGTGAATGGCATAATAATCATCATCTGTATCCTTCCAGTGCGCGTTCGGGATTTCTGCCTTACCAGTTAGATCTGGCGTGGTATTATATACGGGTGCTTAAATTGATTGGCGGCGTGAGCAGTTATAAGGATTCGCGCAAGCAGTTTTTAGAGCGGTATCATACCCCTTTTGTGGCGGGGAGGCGAAGGACAGGCGGCGAAGTGTAA
- a CDS encoding transglutaminase-like domain-containing protein, whose amino-acid sequence MLRSKSGPGQFIRQEAFWTTPQVPINEYVDGYGNICQRIIIPAGNFTLETSVVAECDACIDVDMSAVYTPVEALPDHVLQFLLPSRYCESDKVTELASRIVEGVSPGYAQVEAIRQWVYAHFSREYGTTNSSTSALDVLQSKTGVCRDYTHASIALCRNLDIPARMVVGYLHDLKPMDLHAWFEAYVGGRWYTFDALMEKPVGGRIIMAYGRDAADVAFASHFGSVFLNKMEVSVKEIC is encoded by the coding sequence ATGTTACGTTCCAAGAGCGGGCCGGGGCAGTTTATCAGGCAGGAGGCTTTTTGGACTACGCCGCAGGTGCCTATCAACGAGTATGTAGACGGGTATGGTAATATATGTCAACGTATTATAATCCCTGCGGGTAATTTTACGCTGGAGACCAGTGTTGTTGCGGAATGCGATGCTTGCATCGATGTAGACATGAGTGCCGTGTATACTCCTGTAGAGGCGCTGCCGGATCATGTGTTACAGTTTCTCCTTCCCAGCAGGTATTGTGAATCGGACAAGGTTACGGAGCTGGCGAGCCGGATAGTCGAGGGCGTATCACCTGGTTATGCGCAGGTTGAGGCTATCCGGCAATGGGTTTATGCTCATTTTTCACGGGAATATGGTACTACCAACAGTTCTACCAGCGCATTGGATGTCCTGCAAAGTAAAACGGGTGTATGCCGTGATTATACACATGCTTCTATTGCGCTTTGCCGAAACCTGGACATACCGGCCCGGATGGTGGTAGGTTACCTGCATGATTTAAAGCCAATGGATCTGCACGCCTGGTTTGAGGCTTATGTGGGCGGGCGGTGGTATACGTTTGATGCTTTGATGGAAAAGCCTGTGGGCGGCCGTATTATTATGGCTTATGGGCGGGATGCGGCAGATGTGGCTTTTGCCAGTCATTTTGGGAGTGTATTTCTTAACAAAATGGAGGTGAGTGTGAAGGAAATATGTTAA
- a CDS encoding SDR family oxidoreductase, with protein MKTVLITGATRGIGKEIARQLAEKGLFVYIGSRNIEKGIEVENQFKNQGVSNIKAIEIDVTNPGTILSAKEQIEAEQGKLDILINNAGILGGVPQKASDTPVDAIREVFDTNFFGVISVTQTFLDLLRKSDSPRISNITSGLGSLTLHSDPGWPYYDVKGTSYVPSKTALNAYTVVLAYELKDTPFKVNAIDPGYTATDFNNHSGHLSPENAAAFIIKHTLTSEDAPTGKFFSNDIKDESEQSPW; from the coding sequence ATGAAAACCGTACTAATTACAGGAGCTACCAGGGGAATAGGAAAGGAAATTGCCAGGCAATTGGCGGAAAAAGGCCTGTTTGTATATATCGGCAGCCGCAATATCGAAAAAGGCATAGAAGTAGAAAACCAATTCAAAAACCAGGGAGTCTCTAATATTAAAGCCATTGAAATAGACGTCACCAACCCCGGCACCATCCTGTCTGCCAAAGAGCAGATCGAAGCGGAACAGGGAAAGCTGGACATCCTCATCAATAATGCCGGTATTCTCGGTGGCGTTCCGCAAAAAGCGTCCGATACGCCGGTAGATGCCATCCGCGAAGTCTTCGATACCAATTTCTTTGGAGTCATCAGTGTAACCCAAACCTTCCTCGATCTCCTCCGGAAATCAGATTCCCCCCGCATCAGTAATATTACATCCGGGCTGGGTTCCCTCACTCTCCACAGCGATCCCGGTTGGCCTTATTACGATGTAAAAGGCACCAGTTACGTTCCATCTAAAACAGCACTAAATGCCTATACGGTTGTACTGGCTTACGAACTAAAGGATACGCCGTTTAAAGTAAATGCAATAGATCCGGGTTACACCGCTACGGATTTCAACAACCACTCAGGCCATCTGTCCCCCGAAAATGCTGCCGCTTTTATCATTAAACATACGCTGACGTCAGAAGACGCGCCCACAGGCAAATTCTTCAGCAACGATATAAAAGACGAAAGCGAACAAAGCCCCTGGTAG
- a CDS encoding Crp/Fnr family transcriptional regulator, which yields MNSEPLINYLLQFGSLNQQQIDLINASLTVRNYKADAYFLKAGQVSREIGFIIKGVVRVCYYDNEGNEITRYFIDENNFLVDIESYNAGIPSIGYVQAVTDCEMLILSKQAMENLSNTIIVWDSIVHKMIAKGLSEKVARISLMFPKDATERYLFFLEKFPNLANRVPLQYIASYIGITKHSLSRIRKSIR from the coding sequence ATGAATAGTGAACCACTCATCAACTACCTTTTACAGTTCGGCTCCCTGAATCAGCAACAGATCGATTTAATCAACGCCTCACTAACGGTCAGAAATTACAAAGCCGATGCTTATTTTCTCAAAGCCGGCCAGGTGTCCAGGGAAATCGGGTTTATAATAAAAGGAGTGGTAAGGGTTTGTTATTATGATAATGAAGGAAATGAGATCACCCGCTACTTTATTGATGAAAATAATTTTCTGGTAGATATTGAAAGCTATAACGCAGGCATCCCTTCTATAGGTTATGTGCAGGCTGTTACCGATTGCGAAATGCTTATCCTATCCAAACAGGCAATGGAAAACCTGTCCAATACAATTATTGTGTGGGATTCTATCGTACATAAAATGATAGCAAAAGGACTTTCAGAAAAAGTAGCCCGTATCAGTCTTATGTTTCCGAAAGATGCTACGGAACGTTACCTGTTTTTCCTGGAGAAGTTTCCGAACCTTGCCAACAGGGTGCCGTTGCAGTACATCGCTTCCTATATAGGTATCACCAAACACTCACTGAGTCGTATCCGTAAAAGTATTCGCTAA
- the metQ gene encoding methionine ABC transporter substrate-binding lipoprotein MetQ, producing the protein MNKGRFLVLAAGLWLLQACGGASKKNDPNYIKVGITSGPEREIAEAAKQVAKEKYGLEVELVAFNDYVVPNEALNNGELDVNAFQHVPYLEAQSKQRGYKLAVVGNTFVYPIVAYSKKIKNISELANGSTVAIPNDPTNGGRSLLLLQKYGLLKLKGGVGLLPKVTDIVENPKQLKLLEIEAPQLPRVVDDKEVVIAIINNNFAAQAGLDPDVNGILKEDKESPYVNVIVAREDNKEADKVKNFVKAYQSDEVVKAAEKAFKGGAVKGW; encoded by the coding sequence ATGAACAAAGGGAGATTTTTAGTGCTGGCAGCGGGATTATGGTTGCTTCAGGCTTGTGGCGGCGCATCTAAAAAGAATGATCCGAATTATATTAAGGTAGGCATTACTTCCGGTCCTGAAAGGGAGATTGCTGAAGCTGCCAAACAGGTGGCGAAAGAGAAATATGGGCTAGAGGTGGAACTGGTAGCGTTTAACGACTATGTGGTGCCTAATGAGGCATTGAATAATGGAGAACTGGATGTCAATGCTTTTCAGCATGTGCCCTATTTAGAGGCTCAATCGAAGCAAAGGGGGTATAAGCTGGCTGTAGTGGGCAATACTTTTGTTTACCCGATAGTGGCTTATTCCAAGAAGATCAAGAATATTTCGGAGTTGGCTAATGGCAGTACCGTGGCTATTCCCAATGATCCAACGAATGGAGGCCGTTCTCTATTGCTGTTGCAGAAATACGGGTTACTTAAGCTGAAGGGTGGTGTAGGACTTCTGCCCAAGGTCACGGATATAGTGGAGAATCCGAAGCAGCTTAAGTTATTGGAGATAGAGGCGCCGCAGTTGCCAAGGGTTGTTGATGACAAGGAGGTTGTTATTGCCATTATCAACAACAATTTCGCCGCACAGGCGGGACTTGATCCTGATGTGAATGGGATTTTAAAGGAGGATAAGGAATCGCCTTATGTGAATGTGATTGTAGCGAGGGAGGATAATAAAGAGGCGGATAAGGTGAAGAATTTTGTTAAGGCTTACCAGTCGGATGAAGTGGTGAAGGCTGCGGAGAAGGCGTTTAAAGGGGGCGCTGTAAAGGGGTGGTAA
- the metI gene encoding methionine ABC transporter permease MetI encodes MLNDTTISLLLKGTWETVFMTFVSGFFGFLLGLPTGIVLFLTRKGQLLDNRLYNRILSVLVNVFRSIPFLILIVWMIPFTRALVGTSIGMAAALVPLSIGAAPFIARLVENSLLEIPGGLIETARALGASPMQIIRKVLLPEALPSLINNATITLITLVGYSAMGGAVGAGGLGQIGYQYGYIGYDFVIMNAVLILLVALVFTIQFAGDRLSKYFDHR; translated from the coding sequence ATGCTTAACGATACCACGATTTCTTTACTATTAAAAGGCACCTGGGAAACGGTATTTATGACTTTCGTTTCGGGGTTCTTTGGGTTTTTGCTTGGATTACCGACGGGGATCGTTTTGTTTCTCACGCGTAAAGGGCAACTGCTTGACAACAGGCTTTATAACCGGATATTGTCGGTGCTGGTGAATGTGTTCCGGTCTATTCCTTTTCTCATTCTTATCGTATGGATGATTCCGTTTACCAGGGCATTGGTGGGAACTTCCATTGGTATGGCAGCGGCGCTGGTACCGTTGAGCATTGGAGCCGCTCCGTTTATTGCGCGGCTGGTGGAGAATAGTTTACTCGAGATCCCGGGGGGATTGATTGAAACAGCAAGGGCATTAGGGGCTAGTCCTATGCAGATCATCAGGAAGGTTTTACTACCAGAGGCATTGCCTTCGCTCATTAATAATGCGACGATAACATTGATCACATTGGTTGGTTATTCGGCGATGGGTGGCGCTGTGGGTGCCGGTGGGCTGGGACAGATCGGATACCAGTATGGGTATATTGGTTATGACTTTGTTATTATGAACGCGGTATTGATACTGTTGGTGGCATTAGTGTTTACCATACAATTTGCAGGTGACAGGCTTTCGAAATATTTTGATCATAGATAA